A DNA window from Camelina sativa cultivar DH55 chromosome 17, Cs, whole genome shotgun sequence contains the following coding sequences:
- the LOC104757472 gene encoding lysine-specific demethylase JMJ18 isoform X1, with the protein MGNLNVVPLDSEIKEEDISLKNHNPDKDKDTNMEPPTSPRHRKVDARWLPAEAQRPIIDDAPVFNPSLEEFEDPLSYIEKIRPQAEPFGICRIIPPPTWKPPCRLKEKSIWENIKFPTRIQTVDLLQNREPMKKKPKSRKRKRRRNSRMGSSKRRSGSSPSESTSSPEAEEKFGFNSGSDFTLDEFEKYALHFKDSYFEKKDSGGDIVKWTPSVDDIEGEYWRIIEQPTDEVEVYYGADLENGVLGSGFYKRTEQLSGSEMDQYTVSGWNLNNLPRLPGSVLSFEDCDISGVLVPWLYVGMCFSSFCWHVEDHHLYSLNYHHFGEPKVWYGVPGSNATALEKAMRKHLPDLFGEQPDLLHGLVTQFSPSILKDEGVQAYRVVQNAGEYVLTFPRAYHAGFNCGFNCAEAVNVAPVDWLAHGQNAVELYSKETRKTSLSHDKLLLGAAYEAVKALWELSASEEKGSTTNLRWKSFCGKNGTLTNAIQARLQMEEERIAALGRDSSSLMKMEKDFDSNCERECFSCFYDLHLAASGCKCSPDEYACLKHADDLCSCDEKDDFILLRYTMDELSSLVRALEGESDDLKIWASKVLGIEHSDEDQTKTSSVVSEEKKLKEGSFDLNIDLELDCQEDLKEEEVSTSGGELTSSENLGVSVEPINLGSLNFGKLWCNKHAIFPKKFRSRVKFYNVRDPTKMSNYISEVLDGGLMGPLFKVTLEESSDEIFYNVSAQLCWEMVLQRVKDTSNSLGLPSLPQLENINGLQMFGFLSPSIVQAIEALDPNHQLVEYWNHKNQASSDSKDHFMSSNCSVSLTKGKLFGVDLM; encoded by the exons atggGCAATCTCAACGTTGTTCCATTAGATTCTGAGATCAAAGAG gaGGATATATCTTTGAAGAATCATAATCCAGACAAGGACAAGGACACAAACATGGAACCACCTACTAGTCCACGTCATAGGAAG GTTGATGCTAGATGGTTACCAGCTGAAGCTCAGAGGCCGATCATCGATGACGCACCGGTGTTCAATCCATCGTTAGAG GAGTTTGAAGATCCACTATCTTACATCGAAAAGATACGTCCACAAGCAGAACCGTTTGGTATCTGTCGAATCATCCCACCACCGACATGGAAACCTCCTTGCAGGCTGAAGGAGAAGAGTATATGGGAGAATATAAAGTTTCCTACCCGGATTCAGACGGTGGACCTTCTTCAGAACCGAGAGCCGATGAAAAAGAAACCGAAGAGTAGAAAAcggaaaaggagaagaaactcTAGAATGGGTTCGTCTAAGAGACGATCTGGTTCCTCTCCTTCTGAATCGACTTCATCTCCCGAGGCTGAGGAGAAGTTTGGTTTCAACTCTGGTTCAGACTTCACTCTTGATGAGTTTGAGAAATATGCTCTGCATTTTAAAGACTCCTACTTCGAAAAGAAAGATTCTGGTGGAGATATAGTGAAATGGACACCGTCTGTGGATGACATAGAAGGCGAGTACTGGCGTATAATCGAACAACCAACAGATGAAGTGGAG GTATACTATGGTGCTGACTTGGAGAATGGGGTACTTGGAAGCGGGTTTTATAAAAGAACAGAACAGTTATCCGGTAGCGAGATGGATCAGTACACAGTTTCTGGCTGGAACTTGAATAACTTACCGCGTCTCCCTGGCTCTGTACTCTCTTTTGAGGATTGTGATATCTCAGGAGTTCTAGTTCCATGGCTCTATGTGGGAATGTGTTTTTCATCATTTTGTTGG CATGTGGAGGACCATCATTTATATTCACTGAACTATCATCACTTTGGGGAGCCAAAAGTATGGTATGGTGTACCAGGAAGCAATGCAACCGCTCTCGAGAAGGCGATGAGGAAACACCTACCTGACCTGTTTGGTGAACAGCCTGATCTACTTCATGGCCTG GTTACTCAGTTTTCACCTTCAATCCTGAAAGATGAAGGAGTTCAAGCTTACAGGGTGGTTCAGAATGCAGGGGAGTATGTACTGACATTCCCGAGGGCGTATCATGCTGGATTCAACTGCGGTTTCAACTGCGCAGAAGCGGTTAATGTTGCTCCTGTTGATTGGTTGGCTCATGGACAGAACGCTGTGGAACTATACAGTAAAGAGACAAGAAAGACTTCTCTGTCTCACGACAAACTTCTTCTTGGAGCAGCTTATGAAGCGGTTAAGGCTCTTTGGGAACTCTCAGCTTCTGAGGAAAAAGGAAGTACAACCAACTTGCGATGGAAGAGTTTCTGTGGGAAGAACGGAACACTTACCAACGCGATACAG GCTCGGTTACAGATGGAGGAGGAAAGAATTGCAGCTCTTGGAAGGGACTCTTCGAGcttgatgaagatggagaaggacTTTGATTCAAACTGCGAAAGGGAATGCTTCTCATGCTTTTATGATCTGCATCTGGCAGCTTCTGGCTGCAAGTGCTCTCCTGATGAATACGCGTGCCTTAAACACGCAGATGATCTTTGTTCATGCGATGAGAAAGATGACTTTATCCTTCTCCGGTACACAATGGATGAGTTAAGCTCATTGGTCAGAGCATTGGAAGGGGAATCAGATGATTTAAAGATATGGGCTTCCAAGGTCTTAGGCATTGAACACAGTGATGAAGATCAGACAAAGACTAGTTCAGTTGTAAGTGAGGAGAAGAAGCTAAAGGAAGGTTCGTTTGATCTGAACATTGACTTAGAGTTGGATTGCCAAGAGGaccttaaagaagaagaagtcagcACCAGTGGCGGCGAGTTAACCTCCTCAGAGAATCTTGGTGTATCGGTCGAGCCTATAAACCTTGGGAGCTTGAATTTTGGAAAGCTTTGGTGCAATAAGCATGCTATTTTCCCAAAAA AGTTCAGGAGTCGTGTCAAGTTCTACAATGTGCGTGATCCAACAAAAATGAGCAATTACATCTCTGAGGTTTTGGATGGAGGACTCATGGGTCCATTGTTCAAA GTTACTCTGGAAGAATCTTCAGACGAGATCTTCTACAATGTCTCAGCCCAACTATGCTGGGAAATGGTGTTGCAGAGAGTTAAAGATACATCCAATAGTCTTGGTCTTCCTAGTTTACCGCAGTTGGAGAATATCAATGGGCTTCAAATGTTTGGTTTCCTCTCACCCTCTATAGTTCAG GCCATTGAAGCTCTTGACCCAAACCATCAACTCGTTGAGTACTGGAACCACAAGAACCAAGCCTCATCAGACTCAAAAGATCACTTCATGTCATCAAACTGTTCCGTGAGTTTAACCAAAGGAAAACTTTTTGGAGTAGATTTGATGTAA
- the LOC104759569 gene encoding uncharacterized protein LOC104759569: MQDHHRAILKEKLEANLGRRIIFAELDTGGKILRCPNCHGPVKTDLGDWMAYKFQCERCKANLSFRNSTAETARFCNISRRPVQNNLVMLVCGGCQAKVIHQRGDKTVKCSDCQHINITTVGRTYGVRPPNQGPPQFSRFVRPQVNLIDCPQGTQVVPPHVNLVLPPHVNVLVPPQANRDHLPAYRVLPVQVNKDLPLVYRLVPDQHNLPRVNQDPLQVYQVALQQVNQVVPQQVNRVVPPRVYRRRNRVATAETESTASSPFIPRPEITVVEYPDNAVSESVRNVATKRVIEVEEDKTEAAGSKKTRL, encoded by the exons ATGCAGGACCATCACAGAGCTATTCTGAAAGAAAAACTTGAGGCTAACCTaggaagaagaatcattttTGCTGAGCTTGATACAGGAGGAAAAATTCTCCGATGTCCAAATTGTCACGGTCCAGTCAAAACTGATCTCg GAGACTGGATGGCATATAAGTTTCAATGTGAAAGATGCAAAGCTAATTTATCTTTTAGAAACAGCACAGCAGAAACAGCGAGATTTTGTAATATCTCACGTCGTCCTGTGCAAA acaATCTTGTAATGCTTGTGTGTGGCGGGTGTCAAGCGAAAGTGATTCACCAAAGAGGTGACAAAACTGTGAAATGTTCTGACTGCCAACACATCAATATTACAACA gttgGAAGAACTTATGGGGTTCGTCCACCTAACCAAGGTCCTCCGCAATTTAGCCGGTTTGTTCGGCCTCAAGTTAACCTAATTGATTGTCCTCAAGGTACCCAGGTTGTTCCTCCTCACGTTAACCTGGTTCTTCCTCCTCACGTTAACGTGCTTGTTCCTCCTCAAGCTAACCGAGATCATCTGCCAGCTTACCGGGTTTTACCTGTTCAAGTTAACAAGGATCTTCCTCTAGTTTACCGGCTTGTTCCTGATCAACATAACCT TCCTAGAGTTAATCAAGATCCTCTGCAAGTTTACCAGGTTGCTCTTCAGCAAGTTAACCAGGTTGTTCCTCAGCAAGTTAACCGGGTTGTTCCTCCTCGAGTTTACCGCCGGAGGAACCGTGTAGCAACTGCTGAAACTGAATCAACTGCGAGTTCTCCTTTCATT CCAAGGCCTGAGATCACTGTAGTTGAATACCCTGATAATGCTGTTTCTGAATCT GTAAGGAATGTTGCAACCAAGAGAGTaatagaagtagaagaagacaaGACAGAAGCAGCAGGAAGCAAGAAGACTCGTCTCTGA
- the LOC104757472 gene encoding lysine-specific demethylase JMJ18 isoform X2, translating into MEPPTSPRHRKVDARWLPAEAQRPIIDDAPVFNPSLEEFEDPLSYIEKIRPQAEPFGICRIIPPPTWKPPCRLKEKSIWENIKFPTRIQTVDLLQNREPMKKKPKSRKRKRRRNSRMGSSKRRSGSSPSESTSSPEAEEKFGFNSGSDFTLDEFEKYALHFKDSYFEKKDSGGDIVKWTPSVDDIEGEYWRIIEQPTDEVEVYYGADLENGVLGSGFYKRTEQLSGSEMDQYTVSGWNLNNLPRLPGSVLSFEDCDISGVLVPWLYVGMCFSSFCWHVEDHHLYSLNYHHFGEPKVWYGVPGSNATALEKAMRKHLPDLFGEQPDLLHGLVTQFSPSILKDEGVQAYRVVQNAGEYVLTFPRAYHAGFNCGFNCAEAVNVAPVDWLAHGQNAVELYSKETRKTSLSHDKLLLGAAYEAVKALWELSASEEKGSTTNLRWKSFCGKNGTLTNAIQARLQMEEERIAALGRDSSSLMKMEKDFDSNCERECFSCFYDLHLAASGCKCSPDEYACLKHADDLCSCDEKDDFILLRYTMDELSSLVRALEGESDDLKIWASKVLGIEHSDEDQTKTSSVVSEEKKLKEGSFDLNIDLELDCQEDLKEEEVSTSGGELTSSENLGVSVEPINLGSLNFGKLWCNKHAIFPKKFRSRVKFYNVRDPTKMSNYISEVLDGGLMGPLFKVTLEESSDEIFYNVSAQLCWEMVLQRVKDTSNSLGLPSLPQLENINGLQMFGFLSPSIVQAIEALDPNHQLVEYWNHKNQASSDSKDHFMSSNCSVSLTKGKLFGVDLM; encoded by the exons ATGGAACCACCTACTAGTCCACGTCATAGGAAG GTTGATGCTAGATGGTTACCAGCTGAAGCTCAGAGGCCGATCATCGATGACGCACCGGTGTTCAATCCATCGTTAGAG GAGTTTGAAGATCCACTATCTTACATCGAAAAGATACGTCCACAAGCAGAACCGTTTGGTATCTGTCGAATCATCCCACCACCGACATGGAAACCTCCTTGCAGGCTGAAGGAGAAGAGTATATGGGAGAATATAAAGTTTCCTACCCGGATTCAGACGGTGGACCTTCTTCAGAACCGAGAGCCGATGAAAAAGAAACCGAAGAGTAGAAAAcggaaaaggagaagaaactcTAGAATGGGTTCGTCTAAGAGACGATCTGGTTCCTCTCCTTCTGAATCGACTTCATCTCCCGAGGCTGAGGAGAAGTTTGGTTTCAACTCTGGTTCAGACTTCACTCTTGATGAGTTTGAGAAATATGCTCTGCATTTTAAAGACTCCTACTTCGAAAAGAAAGATTCTGGTGGAGATATAGTGAAATGGACACCGTCTGTGGATGACATAGAAGGCGAGTACTGGCGTATAATCGAACAACCAACAGATGAAGTGGAG GTATACTATGGTGCTGACTTGGAGAATGGGGTACTTGGAAGCGGGTTTTATAAAAGAACAGAACAGTTATCCGGTAGCGAGATGGATCAGTACACAGTTTCTGGCTGGAACTTGAATAACTTACCGCGTCTCCCTGGCTCTGTACTCTCTTTTGAGGATTGTGATATCTCAGGAGTTCTAGTTCCATGGCTCTATGTGGGAATGTGTTTTTCATCATTTTGTTGG CATGTGGAGGACCATCATTTATATTCACTGAACTATCATCACTTTGGGGAGCCAAAAGTATGGTATGGTGTACCAGGAAGCAATGCAACCGCTCTCGAGAAGGCGATGAGGAAACACCTACCTGACCTGTTTGGTGAACAGCCTGATCTACTTCATGGCCTG GTTACTCAGTTTTCACCTTCAATCCTGAAAGATGAAGGAGTTCAAGCTTACAGGGTGGTTCAGAATGCAGGGGAGTATGTACTGACATTCCCGAGGGCGTATCATGCTGGATTCAACTGCGGTTTCAACTGCGCAGAAGCGGTTAATGTTGCTCCTGTTGATTGGTTGGCTCATGGACAGAACGCTGTGGAACTATACAGTAAAGAGACAAGAAAGACTTCTCTGTCTCACGACAAACTTCTTCTTGGAGCAGCTTATGAAGCGGTTAAGGCTCTTTGGGAACTCTCAGCTTCTGAGGAAAAAGGAAGTACAACCAACTTGCGATGGAAGAGTTTCTGTGGGAAGAACGGAACACTTACCAACGCGATACAG GCTCGGTTACAGATGGAGGAGGAAAGAATTGCAGCTCTTGGAAGGGACTCTTCGAGcttgatgaagatggagaaggacTTTGATTCAAACTGCGAAAGGGAATGCTTCTCATGCTTTTATGATCTGCATCTGGCAGCTTCTGGCTGCAAGTGCTCTCCTGATGAATACGCGTGCCTTAAACACGCAGATGATCTTTGTTCATGCGATGAGAAAGATGACTTTATCCTTCTCCGGTACACAATGGATGAGTTAAGCTCATTGGTCAGAGCATTGGAAGGGGAATCAGATGATTTAAAGATATGGGCTTCCAAGGTCTTAGGCATTGAACACAGTGATGAAGATCAGACAAAGACTAGTTCAGTTGTAAGTGAGGAGAAGAAGCTAAAGGAAGGTTCGTTTGATCTGAACATTGACTTAGAGTTGGATTGCCAAGAGGaccttaaagaagaagaagtcagcACCAGTGGCGGCGAGTTAACCTCCTCAGAGAATCTTGGTGTATCGGTCGAGCCTATAAACCTTGGGAGCTTGAATTTTGGAAAGCTTTGGTGCAATAAGCATGCTATTTTCCCAAAAA AGTTCAGGAGTCGTGTCAAGTTCTACAATGTGCGTGATCCAACAAAAATGAGCAATTACATCTCTGAGGTTTTGGATGGAGGACTCATGGGTCCATTGTTCAAA GTTACTCTGGAAGAATCTTCAGACGAGATCTTCTACAATGTCTCAGCCCAACTATGCTGGGAAATGGTGTTGCAGAGAGTTAAAGATACATCCAATAGTCTTGGTCTTCCTAGTTTACCGCAGTTGGAGAATATCAATGGGCTTCAAATGTTTGGTTTCCTCTCACCCTCTATAGTTCAG GCCATTGAAGCTCTTGACCCAAACCATCAACTCGTTGAGTACTGGAACCACAAGAACCAAGCCTCATCAGACTCAAAAGATCACTTCATGTCATCAAACTGTTCCGTGAGTTTAACCAAAGGAAAACTTTTTGGAGTAGATTTGATGTAA
- the LOC104759568 gene encoding FAS1 domain-containing protein SELMODRAFT_448915-like, translating into MATSSHLLLIILITTVSLLTSAASPPPYLTSQDHQHADRIIEAMIGAGDFRDWAADFLSSVDDQFGIPLSATFFIPSDFDSADVSSSSTGDNANNPLRLSVAYHIVPQRLSFTDLRLLKPLSRLPTLLPGNSIVVTNNSASGYTLDGVLVSEPDLFISSSIALHGVASTLDFSRYGDLGNGDTAFADSLRPRRRSRRRRRHQHGGFGPLGGNDDNGDGDDTNQTSVSLFTAHYSSTGSFLVPLVALALF; encoded by the coding sequence ATGGCCACCTCAAGCCatctcctcctcatcatcctcatcaccACCGTCTCACTCCTCACCTCCGCCGCTTCTCCTCCTCCGTATCTCACGTCGCAAGATCACCAACACGCCGACAGAATCATCGAAGCAATGATCGGAGCCGGAGATTTCCGTGACTGGGCCGCCGATTTCCTCTCCTCCGTCGACGATCAGTTCGGTATCCCTCTCTCCGCCACCTTTTTCATCCCAAGCGATTTCGACTCCGCCgacgtctcctcctcctccaccggaGACAATGCTAATAACCCACTTCGTCTCTCCGTCGCTTACCACATCGTACCTCAACGTCTCTCGTTCACTGATCTCCGTCTCTTGAAACCACTCTCTCGTCTTCCCACTCTTCTCCCCGGAAACTCAATCGTAGTCACTAACAACTCTGCTTCCGGTTACACCCTCGACGGCGTTCTTGTCTCTGAACCGGatcttttcatctcttcttctatcGCTCTTCACGGTGTTGCTTCCACGCTTGATTTCTCACGTTACGGCGATCTAGGTAACGGTGATACTGCTTTTGCTGATAGTCTCCGTCCTCGTCGACGTTCTCGTCGCCGCCGTCGTCATCAGCATGGTGGTTTTGGACCTCTTGGTGGTAACGACGATAATGGTGACGGTGATGATACCAATCAAACCTCTGTTTCGTTGTTCACTGCACATTACTCATCAACTGGCTCGTTCTTGGTTCCATTGGTGGCTCTGGCTTTGTTCTGA